Proteins from one Malania oleifera isolate guangnan ecotype guangnan chromosome 4, ASM2987363v1, whole genome shotgun sequence genomic window:
- the LOC131154108 gene encoding uncharacterized protein LOC131154108 isoform X1, with product MEISQELVQPEASRLSPSSSGSGRRSSVSSSPEFEFWMVRNPSFPQPNLLSADELFVDGVLLPLRLLPNHSDPPDPNPRPADPDSPAPDPDLEPAPGPQLSSSPPDSSPLTASKRWKDIFKKGDKKMGPAEDKEKRKERKGCSGHGGTSSPELNINLWPFARSRSAGNNGKRVGASGTRKVSSAPCSRSNSGSESKSRKWPSSPGRAGVHLGRTSPVWQVRRGVPSGARSPERLVRNTAKGIKKEAAAGTRWSKAQTSAAPAAGGGGAKVRVLNLNVPMCIGYRNHLDSRSDENGAVAAGCDVGVGGGQTGPSGGAGCADGGRGSNFFNLRSLFAKKVY from the coding sequence ATGGAGATAAGCCAAGAGCTGGTACAACCTGAAGCTTCGAGACTCTCGCCCAGCAGCTCCGGATCCGGAAGAAGAAGCAGTGTATCCAGCTCGCCCGAATTCGAGTTCTGGATGGTCCGAAACCCGTCCTTCCCACAACCCAATCTCCTCTCCGCCGACGAGTTGTTTGTCGACGGCGTCCTGCTTCCCCTCCGCCTCCTCCCAAACCACTCCGACCCACCCGACCCGAATCCCCGCCCCGCGGACCCAGATTCTCCTGCTCCCGACCCAGATCTGGAGCCCGCCCCAGGACCCCAGTTGTCGTCCTCGCCTCCGGACTCGTCGCCGTTGACGGCGTCCAAGCGCTGGAAAGACATTTTCAAGAAAGGGGACAAGAAAATGGGTCCCGCCGAAGATAaggagaagagaaaagagaggaAGGGTTGCAGCGGGCACGGGGGGACCAGCTCGCCGGAGCTTAATATCAATTTGTGGCCTTTTGCCCGGAGCAGATCCGCCGGGAACAATGGAAAACGGGTGGGAGCTTCGGGAACCCGGAAGGTGAGCAGCGCGCCGTGTTCGCGGAGCAACTCGGGTAGCGAGTCGAAGTCCAGGAAGTGGCCGAGCAGTCCCGGTCGAGCCGGGGTCCATTTGGGCCGGACTAGCCCGGTCTGGCAGGTCCGCCGAGGAGTCCCCTCCGGTGCCCGGAGTCCGGAGCGTTTAGTCCGGAATACAGCAAAGGGGATTAAGAAAGAAGCAGCTGCGGGCACTCGCTGGAGTAAAGCCCAAACCTCCGCCGCTCCCGCCGCAGGCGGCGGCGGAGCTAAGGTCagagttttgaatttgaatgtcccAATGTGTATTGGGTACCGGAATCATTTAGACAGTAGAAGTGATGAAAACGGTGCCGTTGCAGCCGGCTGCGACGTGGGCGTAGGCGGGGGCCAGACTGGGCCGAGCGGCGGTGCTGGCTGCGCCGACGGTGGACGTGGCAGTAACTTTTTCAACCTGCGCAGTCTCTTCGCTAAGAAAGTGTACTAG
- the LOC131154108 gene encoding uncharacterized protein LOC131154108 isoform X2 — MEISQELVQPEASRLSPSSSGSGRRSSVSSSPEFEFWMVRNPSFPQPNLLSADELFVDGVLLPLRLLPNHSDPPDPNPRPADPDSPAPDPDLEPAPGPQLSSSPPDSSPLTASKRWKDIFKKGDKKMGPAEDKEKRKERKGCSGHGGTSSPELNINLWPFARSRSAGNNGKRVGASGTRKVSSAPCSRSNSGSESKSRKWPSSPGRAGVHLGRTSPVWQVRRGVPSGARSPERLVRNTAKGIKKEAAAGTRWSKAQTSAAPAAGGGGAKPAATWA, encoded by the exons ATGGAGATAAGCCAAGAGCTGGTACAACCTGAAGCTTCGAGACTCTCGCCCAGCAGCTCCGGATCCGGAAGAAGAAGCAGTGTATCCAGCTCGCCCGAATTCGAGTTCTGGATGGTCCGAAACCCGTCCTTCCCACAACCCAATCTCCTCTCCGCCGACGAGTTGTTTGTCGACGGCGTCCTGCTTCCCCTCCGCCTCCTCCCAAACCACTCCGACCCACCCGACCCGAATCCCCGCCCCGCGGACCCAGATTCTCCTGCTCCCGACCCAGATCTGGAGCCCGCCCCAGGACCCCAGTTGTCGTCCTCGCCTCCGGACTCGTCGCCGTTGACGGCGTCCAAGCGCTGGAAAGACATTTTCAAGAAAGGGGACAAGAAAATGGGTCCCGCCGAAGATAaggagaagagaaaagagaggaAGGGTTGCAGCGGGCACGGGGGGACCAGCTCGCCGGAGCTTAATATCAATTTGTGGCCTTTTGCCCGGAGCAGATCCGCCGGGAACAATGGAAAACGGGTGGGAGCTTCGGGAACCCGGAAGGTGAGCAGCGCGCCGTGTTCGCGGAGCAACTCGGGTAGCGAGTCGAAGTCCAGGAAGTGGCCGAGCAGTCCCGGTCGAGCCGGGGTCCATTTGGGCCGGACTAGCCCGGTCTGGCAGGTCCGCCGAGGAGTCCCCTCCGGTGCCCGGAGTCCGGAGCGTTTAGTCCGGAATACAGCAAAGGGGATTAAGAAAGAAGCAGCTGCGGGCACTCGCTGGAGTAAAGCCCAAACCTCCGCCGCTCCCGCCGCAGGCGGCGGCGGAGCTAAG CCGGCTGCGACGTGGGCGTAG